Proteins from a single region of Ensifer adhaerens:
- a CDS encoding winged helix-turn-helix domain-containing tetratricopeptide repeat protein: MADSVEPQLFAFGTFILDMQRGALTCKGRRVAIGHKGLLLLHALVRASMQVVSKSALMEAAWPAAVVEESNLSVQIAALRKMLGPQPEGNEWIATVPRAGYRFAARVNSLHPVAADASPALPSSPANRGRPSIVVLPFANLSSDKQQSYLVDGITEDVITALTRFRWFRVIGRNSSFVYKHKSVSAKQVGRDLDVDYVLEGSVRRSGGRLRVSTQLVETTSASQVWAERYDLKMEEAFAVQDAIAERVAGAIKPELLKTASLPAASRHTGNLTAWEIVRQGTWYFHQVGQQTHLMARELFREARRLDPELAEAHLWLGRVSAGIVAYEWSEHASKDIREGLDAALAAVRLDEKNPYTHYALAICSAYANAPEQAVLAAERAIEISPSFALGHLVLGMAELFRGNASGAIASLEHGLMLNANDPQNFVWLNFLALAHLFAGDGTNALAAAVKAQKVRPGWRPVQETLACCYAAAGRLAEARSSRALMSEMENVSGDALEPLRQRNPHWQKRLTELLQQIPGNLLQTPQPS; encoded by the coding sequence GTGGCCGATAGCGTCGAGCCGCAACTGTTCGCGTTCGGGACATTCATCCTCGACATGCAGCGCGGCGCACTGACGTGTAAAGGGCGGCGTGTCGCGATTGGCCATAAGGGCTTGTTGCTGTTGCACGCGCTGGTGCGAGCGTCGATGCAGGTCGTGAGCAAGTCCGCGCTGATGGAAGCAGCCTGGCCCGCGGCTGTCGTCGAGGAGAGCAATCTCTCGGTTCAGATCGCTGCCTTGCGCAAGATGCTGGGCCCTCAACCGGAGGGTAACGAATGGATCGCCACCGTGCCGCGTGCGGGGTATCGTTTTGCCGCCCGGGTGAATAGCCTGCATCCGGTTGCCGCTGATGCGTCGCCGGCACTGCCAAGTTCGCCCGCGAACCGGGGCAGACCATCGATCGTGGTCCTACCGTTTGCGAATCTGAGCAGTGACAAGCAACAGTCGTATCTCGTCGATGGCATCACCGAAGATGTGATCACCGCGCTCACGAGATTTCGGTGGTTTCGAGTCATCGGGCGCAATTCAAGTTTCGTCTACAAGCACAAGTCGGTGAGTGCCAAGCAGGTGGGCCGAGACCTGGATGTCGATTACGTGCTCGAAGGAAGCGTGCGCCGCTCCGGCGGCCGTCTTCGGGTCTCCACGCAACTGGTCGAGACCACCTCGGCCAGCCAGGTCTGGGCCGAACGGTACGACCTGAAAATGGAAGAGGCATTCGCAGTTCAAGACGCCATCGCAGAGAGAGTTGCAGGCGCGATTAAACCAGAACTGCTGAAGACGGCGTCACTCCCCGCGGCGTCGCGGCACACGGGAAATTTGACGGCATGGGAGATCGTGCGGCAGGGGACCTGGTATTTTCACCAGGTTGGCCAGCAGACCCACTTAATGGCGCGAGAGCTATTCAGGGAGGCGCGTCGGCTTGATCCCGAGCTTGCCGAAGCGCATCTCTGGCTTGGTCGCGTGAGCGCAGGCATCGTCGCCTATGAATGGAGCGAGCATGCTTCCAAGGACATCAGGGAGGGTTTGGACGCTGCCCTGGCGGCCGTTCGGCTCGACGAAAAGAACCCGTACACACACTATGCGTTGGCAATCTGCAGCGCGTATGCGAATGCGCCCGAGCAGGCGGTCCTTGCCGCCGAAAGGGCGATCGAGATCAGCCCGAGTTTCGCCCTTGGCCATCTTGTCCTGGGAATGGCGGAGCTGTTCAGGGGGAACGCGTCCGGTGCCATAGCGTCGCTGGAACACGGTCTCATGTTGAACGCCAATGACCCGCAGAACTTCGTCTGGCTGAATTTTCTGGCGCTCGCCCACCTGTTTGCAGGCGATGGAACAAACGCGCTCGCTGCTGCCGTGAAGGCCCAAAAGGTGCGCCCCGGATGGCGGCCGGTCCAAGAAACGCTGGCCTGCTGTTATGCGGCTGCCGGGCGTCTTGCAGAGGCTCGATCATCGCGCGCCTTGATGAGCGAAATGGAGAACGTGTCAGGCGACGCTCTAGAGCCGCTAAGACAGCGCAATCCGCATTGGCAGAAACGATTGACGGAATTGTTGCAACAAATCCCGGGCAACTTGCTTCAGACGCCTCAACCTTCCTGA
- a CDS encoding TfoX/Sxy family protein encodes MARDAGLEELIREELGDRAGLSEKAMFGGWAYLLHGNLLCGAREGSLLVRIGKGNDGWALDLPDIELMVMNGRAMHGWVRAGAEAYGDDGLRKRLLDGAIAFVETLPPK; translated from the coding sequence ATGGCGCGCGATGCCGGACTGGAAGAGCTGATCCGCGAAGAACTCGGCGATCGCGCCGGGCTCTCGGAGAAGGCAATGTTCGGCGGCTGGGCCTATCTGCTTCATGGCAACCTGCTTTGTGGTGCGCGCGAGGGTTCGCTGCTTGTCCGGATCGGCAAGGGCAATGACGGCTGGGCGCTCGATCTGCCCGACATCGAGCTGATGGTGATGAACGGGCGAGCGATGCACGGCTGGGTGCGGGCAGGGGCGGAGGCCTATGGCGACGATGGCTTGCGCAAGCGGCTGCTCGATGGGGCGATCGCGTTCGTGGAGACGTTGCCGCCGAAGTGA
- a CDS encoding urocanate hydratase has product MPKANPRHPNFPIPGGPELRAKGWRQEALLRLLENVLSVGEDPDNLVVYAALGKAARNWPAHRAIVKTLIEMDEDQTLIIQSGKPVGLLKTHAKAPLVIMANCNIVGQWAKAEVFYELQRKGLICWGGLTAGAWQYIGSQGVIQGTYEIFMRIAERRFGGDLSGRFVLTAGLGGMGGAQPLAGRMAGAAILCVDIDAERAKKRREIGYLQEIAPDLDAALSMIDAAVKDKRALSVGLVGNAAEIYPEIARRGIVPDVVTDQTSAHDLVYGYVPKGMSLDQVKSLRDDGQGQLMAASRASIVEHVKAMLDFQQKGAEVFDNGNLIRTQAREGGVANAFDIPIFTEAYLRPLFARAIGPFRWMALSGEESDIARIDNLLLDMFPDNRIVTNWVRLAREHIPFEGLPARIAWLGHGERTALARRVNELVASGELKGPIAFSRDHLDAGAMAHPNIMTERMKDGSDAIADWPLLDAMLLCSSMADLVVVHSGGGGYAGYMTSCGVTVVADGTVEADERLDHALTNDTSLGVIRYADAGYDESFEEIATKGIGHVKV; this is encoded by the coding sequence ATGCCCAAGGCCAATCCCCGTCACCCGAACTTTCCGATCCCCGGCGGGCCTGAGTTGCGCGCCAAGGGCTGGCGGCAGGAAGCGCTGCTGCGGCTCTTGGAAAACGTGCTTTCGGTCGGCGAGGATCCGGACAATCTCGTCGTCTATGCGGCGCTCGGCAAGGCGGCGCGCAACTGGCCAGCGCATCGGGCCATCGTCAAGACTTTGATCGAGATGGACGAGGACCAGACGCTGATCATCCAGTCGGGCAAGCCGGTGGGACTGTTGAAGACCCATGCCAAGGCGCCGCTGGTCATCATGGCCAATTGCAACATCGTCGGCCAGTGGGCGAAGGCCGAAGTGTTCTACGAGTTGCAGCGGAAAGGGTTGATCTGCTGGGGCGGGCTGACGGCCGGCGCCTGGCAATATATCGGCAGCCAGGGTGTGATCCAGGGAACCTACGAGATCTTCATGCGCATCGCCGAGCGCCGCTTCGGCGGCGATCTCTCCGGCCGCTTCGTGCTGACGGCGGGGCTCGGCGGCATGGGCGGGGCGCAGCCGCTTGCCGGCCGCATGGCGGGGGCGGCGATCCTCTGCGTCGATATCGATGCGGAACGGGCGAAGAAACGCCGGGAGATCGGCTATCTGCAGGAGATCGCGCCGGATCTCGACGCGGCACTCTCGATGATCGATGCGGCGGTGAAGGACAAGCGGGCGCTTTCCGTCGGCCTCGTCGGCAATGCGGCCGAAATCTATCCGGAGATCGCGCGGCGCGGCATCGTGCCCGATGTGGTGACCGACCAGACCTCGGCACATGATCTCGTCTACGGCTATGTGCCGAAGGGCATGAGCCTCGACCAGGTGAAGTCGCTGCGCGACGATGGCCAGGGGCAGTTGATGGCGGCAAGCCGCGCCTCGATCGTCGAGCACGTGAAGGCGATGCTCGACTTCCAGCAGAAAGGCGCGGAAGTCTTCGACAACGGCAACCTCATCCGCACCCAGGCGCGCGAGGGCGGCGTTGCCAACGCCTTCGACATTCCGATCTTCACCGAAGCCTATCTGCGTCCGCTCTTTGCGCGCGCCATCGGCCCCTTCCGCTGGATGGCGCTTTCGGGCGAAGAAAGCGACATCGCCCGCATCGACAATCTGCTTCTGGACATGTTCCCGGACAACCGGATCGTCACCAACTGGGTCAGGCTTGCGCGTGAGCATATCCCCTTCGAGGGCTTGCCGGCGCGCATCGCCTGGCTCGGCCACGGTGAGCGCACCGCACTGGCGCGGCGCGTCAACGAACTGGTGGCATCCGGCGAGCTCAAGGGGCCGATCGCCTTTTCCCGCGACCACCTCGATGCTGGCGCCATGGCGCATCCGAACATCATGACCGAGCGGATGAAGGATGGATCGGACGCGATCGCCGACTGGCCGCTTCTCGACGCCATGCTGCTCTGCTCCTCGATGGCCGACCTCGTGGTGGTGCATTCCGGTGGTGGTGGTTATGCCGGCTACATGACGAGCTGCGGCGTGACGGTCGTTGCCGACGGTACGGTGGAGGCCGACGAACGGCTCGACCATGCGCTCACCAACGATACGTCTCTCGGCGTGATCCGTTATGCCGATGCCGGCTATGACGAGAGCTTCGAGGAGATCGCCACCAAGGGCATCGGGCATGTGAAGGTGTAA
- a CDS encoding cupin domain-containing protein: MTISEERTDARPGFSRGKALVSKGDAGYQAEQGPDYLPGISAESVGSTALWLGIATIPPGKRTKAHVHERHETAFYMLSGEELELWSGDQLQHRDVMHPGDYLYIPANVLHVAVNRAAQPAVFVGARNEPTAQESVVLYPEMDSRVP, translated from the coding sequence ATGACGATTTCAGAAGAACGAACCGACGCGCGTCCAGGCTTCTCGCGGGGCAAGGCCCTCGTATCCAAAGGGGACGCCGGTTACCAAGCTGAACAGGGGCCCGATTACCTGCCCGGCATTAGTGCAGAGTCAGTTGGCTCTACCGCACTGTGGCTCGGCATCGCTACGATCCCGCCCGGAAAGCGCACCAAGGCGCATGTGCATGAGCGCCACGAAACTGCCTTCTACATGTTGAGCGGTGAAGAGCTGGAACTATGGAGTGGCGATCAACTCCAGCACCGGGATGTGATGCACCCAGGAGACTATCTGTACATCCCCGCCAACGTGTTGCACGTGGCCGTCAATCGAGCTGCCCAACCAGCGGTATTTGTCGGGGCGCGCAACGAGCCAACCGCGCAGGAGAGCGTTGTTCTTTATCCTGAAATGGATTCCCGAGTGCCGTGA
- a CDS encoding class I SAM-dependent methyltransferase → MTSSFNVQSAAGYEQLMGRWSRQLAPPFIDFAGVADGERVLDVGCGTGSLTFALPHAADISEITAIDFSPVFVEATIKANSDPRIEVQQADACALPFADASFDRAMALLVLHFVPESGKAVAEMRRVVRPGGVVAAAVWDHFGGMPGMRMVLDVAAMLDGNAEQVRSRYCFQPMMRPGEMMQSFVANGLADVRQTSLLIRMDYQSFADFWEPIAAGEGPLGKYVGSLDAGMRTKLDAAIRAAYEAGQPDGPRSFAAVAWACRGIVPS, encoded by the coding sequence ATGACATCGAGCTTCAATGTGCAGAGTGCTGCCGGCTACGAACAGTTGATGGGTCGGTGGAGCCGGCAGCTTGCGCCGCCATTCATCGACTTTGCGGGTGTTGCCGACGGAGAGCGGGTGCTGGACGTCGGCTGCGGCACGGGCAGCCTCACCTTTGCGCTGCCGCATGCAGCCGATATCAGCGAGATTACCGCGATCGACTTCTCGCCCGTCTTCGTCGAGGCGACGATCAAGGCGAACAGCGATCCGCGGATCGAAGTCCAGCAGGCCGATGCCTGCGCGCTGCCCTTTGCCGATGCATCCTTCGACCGGGCGATGGCGCTGCTGGTGCTGCACTTCGTGCCGGAATCGGGAAAGGCGGTCGCCGAGATGCGCCGTGTCGTACGGCCGGGCGGCGTCGTTGCCGCCGCTGTCTGGGATCACTTCGGCGGCATGCCGGGCATGCGCATGGTACTCGATGTGGCGGCGATGCTCGATGGCAATGCCGAGCAGGTTCGCAGTCGCTATTGTTTCCAGCCGATGATGCGGCCGGGCGAGATGATGCAGAGCTTTGTCGCGAATGGCCTCGCGGACGTCCGGCAGACCTCGCTCCTGATCCGCATGGACTATCAGTCCTTCGCCGATTTCTGGGAGCCGATTGCCGCAGGCGAAGGGCCGCTCGGCAAGTATGTCGGCTCACTGGATGCGGGGATGCGGACGAAGCTCGACGCGGCCATTCGCGCCGCCTACGAAGCCGGCCAGCCGGACGGGCCGCGGTCCTTTGCGGCGGTTGCGTGGGCCTGCCGGGGTATCGTTCCGTCCTAA
- a CDS encoding Zn-dependent hydrolase, whose amino-acid sequence MSKAAQNVPTNLPVNASRIAGIVNGLAGITEPDRPYTRRAFTPLFLEGRAFLDRRFRAAGLETRIDAAGNLIGRRKGKKSALGTILLGSHSDTVPDGGRFDGIAGVAAALEVARALTDNGIELDHDLEIVDFLAEEVSIFGVSCVGSRGMAGVLPDGWLSRTQGDLSLRQGIVEVGGDPSRLSGSKRSDIKAFLELHIEQGPVLETGRLDIGVVTAISGITRIEIIVEGQADHAGTTPMGHRRDALVAASRLVLEIERLATELSKGEGHFTATVGEFAIEPNAANVVPSRVRLLIDARAELRPQMERFLAELGPLCGSVAEASGVAIAPANVISDNHPTPGDALLLSTLEDSCDAIGAKHRRMASGAGHDTAWMGRITRSAMIFIPCLGGRSHAPEEWAENDDIALGAAVLFDAVKRLDKRLQEKV is encoded by the coding sequence ATGAGCAAGGCTGCTCAAAATGTCCCGACCAATCTGCCTGTGAATGCCAGCCGCATCGCCGGCATCGTCAATGGCCTTGCGGGGATCACCGAGCCGGACCGGCCCTATACGCGCCGCGCCTTCACGCCGCTCTTCCTCGAAGGCCGCGCCTTTCTCGACCGGCGCTTCCGTGCGGCAGGCCTCGAAACCCGGATCGATGCCGCCGGCAACCTGATCGGCAGGCGCAAGGGCAAAAAGTCGGCGCTCGGCACCATCCTGCTCGGCTCCCATTCCGACACGGTGCCGGATGGCGGCCGTTTCGACGGTATTGCTGGGGTGGCGGCGGCGCTCGAAGTGGCACGCGCCTTGACCGATAACGGCATCGAACTCGATCATGACCTGGAGATCGTCGATTTCCTCGCCGAGGAAGTGTCGATCTTCGGCGTCTCCTGCGTCGGCAGCCGCGGCATGGCGGGCGTTTTGCCGGATGGCTGGCTGAGCCGGACGCAGGGTGATTTGAGCCTGCGCCAGGGCATCGTCGAAGTCGGCGGCGACCCGTCGCGGCTGTCGGGCTCGAAGCGTTCGGACATCAAGGCGTTTCTGGAATTGCACATCGAGCAGGGGCCGGTGCTCGAAACCGGCCGTCTGGATATCGGCGTCGTCACCGCGATCTCCGGCATCACCCGCATCGAGATCATCGTCGAGGGACAGGCCGATCACGCCGGCACGACGCCGATGGGTCACCGGCGCGATGCGCTGGTCGCGGCCTCCCGGCTGGTGCTGGAGATCGAGCGGCTGGCAACAGAGCTTTCCAAAGGCGAAGGGCATTTCACCGCGACGGTCGGCGAATTCGCGATCGAACCGAATGCCGCCAACGTCGTGCCGTCGCGCGTGCGGCTGCTGATCGACGCCCGCGCCGAGCTCAGGCCGCAGATGGAGCGGTTCCTCGCTGAGCTTGGGCCGCTTTGCGGGAGCGTTGCCGAGGCATCGGGCGTGGCGATCGCGCCCGCCAATGTGATTTCCGACAACCACCCGACGCCGGGCGATGCGCTGCTGCTTTCGACACTGGAAGACAGCTGCGACGCGATCGGCGCGAAGCACCGGCGCATGGCGTCCGGCGCCGGGCATGACACAGCCTGGATGGGGCGCATCACCCGCTCGGCGATGATCTTCATTCCCTGCCTCGGCGGACGGTCGCATGCGCCCGAGGAATGGGCCGAAAACGACGACATCGCGCTTGGCGCCGCCGTTCTCTTCGACGCGGTGAAGAGGCTCGATAAGAGATTGCAGGAGAAGGTGTGA
- a CDS encoding dihydroorotase: MSDFDLVLKGTVVLPHRIVEGGHVAVRDGKVVHVGQGAAPAARERHDLGNALILPGAVDAQVHSLSQKNQEDFIWSTRSAAAGGVTTIVDMPYDEGNLVCSAEALRRKIDHAGPQARVDFALYGTVDPEEGPARIGEMVEAGVAAFKFSTFGTDPKRFPRIPAALLEDCFRAIAPTGLAAGVHNEDDEAVRAAIDKVKAGGITDYRAHGLSRPPLTELLATNQIYETGAATGCPAHVVHCSLGRGYEIAAAYRAQGHAATIECCIHYLTLDEENDVRRLGGKAKINPPIRPRAEVEKLWRHVADGTVTMVSTDHVSWSEDRKTNPDMLANASGVPGLEVMVPLFVKGALERGIPLTRAAELMTLNPARHFRLDHQKGALEAGKDADIIVMTPEPYVYDAATSGHNVVGWSPYNGIRLPWRVSATYLRGRLAFDGRQVLAEPGVGQFVRPLPTLTLQEAK, from the coding sequence ATGTCCGATTTCGATCTCGTTCTGAAAGGCACCGTCGTTCTCCCGCACCGGATCGTTGAGGGCGGCCATGTGGCGGTTCGCGACGGCAAGGTGGTGCATGTCGGGCAGGGGGCGGCACCGGCGGCGCGCGAGCGGCATGATCTGGGCAACGCGCTGATCTTACCCGGTGCGGTCGATGCGCAGGTGCACTCGCTGTCGCAGAAGAATCAGGAGGATTTCATCTGGTCGACCCGCTCGGCAGCGGCCGGCGGCGTTACCACCATCGTCGACATGCCCTATGACGAGGGCAATCTCGTCTGCTCGGCTGAGGCTTTGCGCCGCAAGATCGACCATGCAGGGCCGCAGGCGCGCGTCGATTTCGCGCTCTATGGCACCGTTGATCCCGAGGAGGGGCCGGCGCGCATCGGCGAGATGGTCGAAGCGGGTGTCGCCGCCTTCAAATTCTCCACCTTCGGCACCGATCCGAAACGCTTTCCGCGCATTCCGGCCGCGCTTCTCGAAGACTGCTTCCGGGCAATTGCGCCAACCGGGCTTGCCGCCGGCGTCCACAACGAGGATGACGAGGCGGTGCGTGCCGCGATCGACAAGGTCAAGGCAGGCGGGATCACCGACTACCGCGCCCATGGGCTGTCGCGTCCGCCTCTGACGGAACTTCTTGCCACCAACCAGATCTACGAGACGGGTGCGGCCACCGGATGCCCGGCGCATGTGGTGCATTGCTCACTCGGCCGCGGCTATGAGATTGCTGCCGCTTACCGCGCGCAAGGACATGCCGCGACGATCGAGTGCTGCATCCACTATCTGACGCTCGACGAGGAAAACGACGTCCGCCGGCTCGGCGGCAAGGCCAAGATCAATCCGCCGATCCGGCCGCGCGCCGAGGTGGAAAAGCTCTGGCGGCACGTGGCCGATGGCACGGTGACGATGGTCTCGACCGATCACGTCAGCTGGTCGGAAGACCGCAAGACCAATCCGGACATGCTGGCCAATGCCTCGGGCGTGCCCGGTCTCGAAGTCATGGTGCCGCTTTTCGTCAAGGGTGCGCTGGAGCGTGGCATCCCATTGACGCGGGCAGCCGAACTGATGACGCTGAACCCGGCGCGGCATTTCCGCCTCGACCACCAGAAAGGCGCGCTGGAAGCCGGCAAGGATGCCGATATCATCGTCATGACGCCCGAGCCCTATGTCTATGATGCGGCGACAAGCGGTCACAACGTCGTCGGCTGGTCGCCCTATAACGGCATCCGGCTGCCCTGGCGGGTATCGGCGACGTATCTGCGCGGAAGGCTTGCCTTCGATGGCCGGCAGGTTCTGGCCGAACCCGGCGTCGGCCAATTTGTCCGGCCGCTGCCGACCTTGACCTTGCAGGAGGCGAAATGA
- a CDS encoding ABC transporter permease: MRAFISSVYLFLYAPIALVVLFSFNAGRNASEFTGFSTAWYGKALGNTFLVSALQNSLLIAFTSATLAAIFGTMAALGMERMAPRNRAIFDALFAAAIVVPGVVIGIATLVALVAVFSFVNPALATIWPGDQPPQLGLGYGSIIAAHGLFSMALVTMIVKARIASLGRDIVEASSDLYATPLTTFRLIVLPQILPSILAGFLLAFTFSFDDFIIAFFVAGSKTTLPIYVFASIRRGVTPEINAIATLVLVASLLLILTARILMREKKTKSGE; this comes from the coding sequence ATGCGCGCCTTCATCTCCTCCGTTTACCTCTTCCTCTACGCCCCGATCGCGCTGGTCGTGCTGTTCTCCTTCAACGCCGGGCGCAACGCCAGCGAGTTCACTGGGTTTTCGACCGCTTGGTACGGCAAGGCGCTTGGAAACACCTTCCTCGTCTCGGCGCTGCAGAACAGCCTGCTGATCGCCTTTACCAGCGCCACGCTTGCCGCGATCTTCGGCACCATGGCCGCCCTTGGCATGGAGCGGATGGCGCCGCGCAACCGGGCGATCTTCGATGCGCTCTTTGCAGCCGCAATCGTCGTGCCCGGCGTCGTCATCGGCATCGCGACGCTGGTTGCCCTCGTCGCCGTCTTCTCCTTCGTCAATCCGGCGCTGGCAACGATCTGGCCCGGCGACCAGCCGCCGCAGCTCGGCCTTGGCTACGGCTCGATCATCGCCGCCCACGGCCTGTTTTCCATGGCGCTGGTGACGATGATCGTTAAGGCCCGCATCGCGAGCCTCGGCCGCGATATCGTCGAGGCATCGAGCGACCTTTACGCGACGCCGCTCACCACCTTCCGGCTGATCGTGCTGCCGCAAATCCTGCCCTCGATCCTCGCGGGCTTTCTTCTGGCCTTCACCTTCTCCTTCGACGATTTCATCATCGCCTTCTTCGTCGCGGGCTCGAAGACCACGCTGCCGATCTACGTCTTCGCCTCGATCCGCCGCGGCGTGACGCCCGAGATCAACGCGATCGCGACGCTGGTGCTCGTCGCCTCGCTGCTTCTGATCCTGACCGCCCGCATCCTGATGCGGGAAAAGAAAACGAAATCCGGGGAGTGA
- a CDS encoding DUF917 domain-containing protein: MGRILKEKDVEAAVKGGSVYAAGGGGWADHGRMLGYAAVSIGKPELVSIDELNADDWVATAAAIGAPASTTPWEMRGVDYVKAVQLLQEALGEKLSGLIIGQNGKSSTLNGWLPSAILGTKVVDAVGDIRAHPTGDMGSIGLAGSPEPMIQTAVGGNREENRYIELVVRGATAKVSPVLRTASDMSGGFIASCRNPVRASYVRDNAALGGISLALALGEAIIAAEARGGSAIIDAIVKTTNGAILAGGTITDKSVVYTKEAFDIGTVTLGKGTDSTVLHVMNEYMAVDSAEGQRLATFPDVITTLSPEGEPLSVGQLQVGMKIFVLHVPKTVIPLSSSVLDPTVYPSVEKAMGIELARYALSGRT; the protein is encoded by the coding sequence ATGGGCCGGATACTGAAGGAAAAGGACGTCGAGGCGGCGGTCAAGGGCGGGTCGGTCTATGCCGCCGGCGGTGGCGGGTGGGCCGATCATGGGCGCATGCTCGGCTATGCCGCGGTCTCGATCGGCAAGCCGGAACTGGTGTCGATCGACGAGCTTAACGCCGACGACTGGGTGGCGACGGCGGCGGCCATCGGTGCGCCGGCCTCGACCACGCCATGGGAAATGCGCGGCGTCGACTACGTCAAGGCGGTGCAGCTTCTGCAGGAGGCGCTTGGCGAGAAGCTCTCGGGCCTGATCATCGGCCAGAACGGCAAGTCCTCGACGCTCAACGGCTGGCTGCCCTCGGCAATCCTCGGCACCAAGGTGGTGGACGCGGTCGGCGACATTCGTGCGCATCCGACCGGCGACATGGGCTCGATCGGCCTTGCCGGCTCGCCCGAGCCGATGATCCAGACGGCCGTCGGCGGAAACCGCGAGGAGAACCGCTACATCGAGCTGGTGGTGCGCGGCGCCACCGCCAAGGTCTCGCCGGTCCTGCGTACCGCGTCCGACATGTCGGGCGGCTTCATCGCCTCGTGCCGCAATCCGGTGCGCGCATCATACGTCCGGGACAACGCGGCACTCGGCGGCATCTCGCTGGCGCTGGCGCTGGGCGAGGCGATCATTGCGGCCGAGGCCAGAGGCGGCAGCGCCATCATCGATGCGATCGTCAAGACCACCAATGGCGCGATCCTTGCCGGAGGCACGATCACCGACAAATCCGTCGTCTACACCAAGGAAGCCTTCGATATCGGCACGGTGACGCTGGGGAAGGGCACTGACTCGACGGTATTGCACGTGATGAACGAGTATATGGCGGTTGACTCTGCGGAAGGCCAAAGGCTCGCGACCTTCCCCGACGTCATCACCACGCTGTCGCCGGAGGGCGAACCTCTGAGCGTCGGGCAGTTGCAGGTGGGCATGAAGATCTTCGTTCTGCATGTGCCGAAGACGGTGATCCCGCTGTCCTCCAGTGTGCTCGACCCGACGGTTTACCCCTCGGTGGAGAAAGCCATGGGCATCGAGCTTGCCCGCTACGCGCTTTCCGGCCGGACCTGA
- a CDS encoding SDR family NAD(P)-dependent oxidoreductase, whose protein sequence is MILKERVAIVTGAGSGIGQAGAAIMAREGAHVVVVDRSLAAAATAVEAIAANGGSAEALAIDVTDDTALSDGIADILYRHGRIDILHNHAGAQVAGDLEEVEVAGFDRSWNLNVRAHFMAARLVMPSMRAAGRGVIVNTSSSSGVLYDREMIAYTTTKHAVIAMTKQMAGDYARHGIRVNALCPGWVDTPFNDPFIAQMGGRGAIESYIREKVPLGRWASVEEIAESILFLVSDRSSYMTGQILVVDGGETVV, encoded by the coding sequence ATGATCCTGAAAGAGCGGGTCGCGATCGTGACCGGAGCGGGCTCCGGGATCGGTCAGGCGGGTGCGGCCATCATGGCGCGCGAAGGCGCCCATGTCGTCGTCGTCGACCGCAGCCTCGCGGCAGCCGCGACCGCCGTCGAGGCGATCGCCGCCAACGGCGGCAGCGCCGAGGCGCTGGCGATCGACGTGACGGACGACACGGCGCTTTCCGACGGCATTGCCGATATCCTCTATCGCCACGGCCGCATCGACATCCTGCACAATCATGCCGGCGCCCAGGTTGCGGGTGATCTCGAAGAGGTCGAGGTCGCGGGTTTCGATCGCTCGTGGAACCTCAATGTGCGCGCCCATTTCATGGCCGCGCGCCTCGTCATGCCGTCGATGCGGGCCGCCGGCCGCGGCGTCATCGTCAACACCTCCTCATCTTCGGGCGTGCTCTACGACCGCGAGATGATCGCCTATACGACGACAAAACACGCCGTCATCGCCATGACCAAGCAGATGGCCGGCGACTACGCCCGCCACGGCATCCGCGTCAACGCGCTCTGCCCCGGCTGGGTCGACACCCCCTTCAACGACCCTTTCATCGCGCAAATGGGCGGCCGCGGGGCAATCGAATCCTATATCCGCGAGAAGGTGCCGCTCGGCCGCTGGGCCAGCGTCGAGGAGATCGCCGAGTCGATCCTCTTCCTCGTTTCCGACCGCTCCTCCTACATGACCGGCCAGATCCTGGTGGTCGATGGCGGCGAGACGGTGGTGTAG